The following proteins are co-located in the Sporosarcina pasteurii genome:
- the trpA gene encoding tryptophan synthase subunit alpha: MTKQLLTDAIVRSVELGGKAFVPYIMAGDGGLDKLKRDILFLQESGVTAIELGIPFSDPVADGPVIQAAGERALTHGVTLRKVLQTIHSIKEEVTVPLVLMTYLNPIIRYGIDQFVADCVRSGVSGIIVPDLPLEESELLKPALQKGEIALIPLVSLTSPADRIKKIVAESEGFIYAVTVNGITGVRDGFGDALETHLTKLKDISPVPVLAGFGISTVKQVQNIGASVDGVIVGSAIVQALYEEEYEKVKSLVNASKPIPIGK; this comes from the coding sequence ATGACAAAACAGTTGTTAACAGATGCGATTGTTCGAAGTGTAGAACTTGGGGGAAAGGCTTTTGTCCCTTATATAATGGCAGGAGATGGAGGGTTAGATAAGCTGAAAAGAGATATTTTATTCCTCCAGGAAAGTGGCGTTACAGCGATTGAGTTAGGCATCCCGTTTTCTGATCCTGTGGCGGACGGTCCTGTGATTCAAGCCGCTGGTGAACGTGCGTTGACACACGGAGTGACGCTACGAAAAGTCCTACAAACCATTCATTCTATTAAAGAAGAAGTGACAGTTCCGCTTGTGTTAATGACGTATTTAAATCCAATCATCCGTTACGGTATTGACCAGTTTGTAGCGGATTGTGTAAGGTCAGGGGTAAGTGGGATTATCGTTCCAGATTTACCGTTGGAGGAAAGTGAATTGTTAAAGCCTGCACTTCAAAAAGGTGAAATTGCGCTGATTCCACTCGTTTCTCTAACTAGCCCGGCTGATAGAATTAAAAAAATCGTTGCTGAAAGTGAAGGTTTTATTTATGCAGTCACCGTAAATGGCATTACAGGTGTAAGAGATGGATTTGGTGATGCACTAGAAACGCATTTGACAAAATTAAAAGACATCAGCCCAGTTCCAGTGCTTGCTGGATTTGGAATATCCACTGTTAAACAAGTGCAAAATATCGGCGCATCCGTTGATGGAGTGATCGTTGGAAGTGCCATTGTTCAAGCGTTATATGAGGAAGAGTATGAGAAAGTAAAATCATTGGTAAATGCCTCTAAACCGATACCTATCGGAAAATAA
- the opp4B gene encoding oligopeptide ABC transporter permease, protein MWKFIVRRVLIMIPQLILLSILIFFLASMMPGDALSGQIDPSLDYQTIEKKREELGFNDPWYQQYGRWVSGVVQGDFGMSFRHKVEVTELLSERMTNTLWLSLLSLIITYLIAIPLGIISGRYNDRLADQFITGYTYIGFATPLFIFALLMVWFFGFHLDWFPTGGSVKPGTEPGSFAYIISKLHHMLLPALSMALIATVGTVQYLRSEIIDTKQKDFILTARAKGASESRIYNRHIFRNALLPIAAFFGYEMAGLIGGSIFVETIFSYPGMGQLFLDSINLRDYSVVTATVLLFGLAAILGSLISDIVLSLVDPRIRIK, encoded by the coding sequence ATGTGGAAGTTTATTGTACGGCGTGTACTCATCATGATTCCGCAATTAATTTTATTGAGTATTTTAATCTTTTTTCTAGCAAGTATGATGCCGGGAGATGCGTTATCAGGGCAAATCGACCCTAGTTTAGACTATCAAACAATCGAAAAGAAACGTGAAGAACTCGGATTTAACGACCCGTGGTATCAACAATATGGCCGATGGGTGTCTGGTGTCGTTCAAGGCGATTTTGGCATGTCATTTAGACATAAGGTGGAAGTAACGGAACTACTATCTGAACGGATGACGAATACATTATGGCTATCGCTACTTTCGTTAATTATTACCTATCTCATTGCAATTCCACTTGGGATTATTAGTGGCCGTTATAATGATCGCTTAGCGGATCAATTCATTACTGGCTATACATATATTGGATTTGCAACGCCGTTATTTATTTTTGCATTATTAATGGTTTGGTTTTTTGGTTTCCATTTGGATTGGTTTCCGACAGGCGGAAGTGTAAAACCTGGAACAGAACCAGGATCATTTGCTTACATTATCAGTAAACTACACCATATGTTACTGCCTGCTCTATCGATGGCATTAATTGCAACAGTAGGAACTGTTCAATATTTACGAAGTGAAATTATAGATACGAAACAAAAAGATTTCATTCTCACTGCAAGAGCAAAGGGAGCGTCCGAGTCTAGGATATATAATCGTCATATTTTCAGAAATGCATTACTACCAATTGCAGCCTTTTTCGGTTATGAAATGGCAGGGTTAATTGGCGGTTCGATTTTCGTTGAGACGATTTTTAGTTACCCAGGAATGGGACAACTATTTTTAGACTCTATTAATCTACGAGATTATTCTGTAGTTACAGCGACGGTATTACTCTTCGGCTTAGCTGCAATTCTTGGGTCATTAATTTCAGATATTGTATTAAGTCTGGTAGACCCACGAATTCGGATTAAATAA
- a CDS encoding phosphoribosylanthranilate isomerase, whose product MTKVKICGLTEQQHIEAAVEAGVDAIGFVFAPSSRQISVNEAKQLSALIPKGVLKIGVFVNATAEELHHIYQEVGLDFIQLHGEETPEFIREVGLPTIKSFAVRKAEDVLAAKAYDVDYYLFDAPGTVYKGGSGVTFDWALLRGSGVSTEKLILAGGLRAENVQEAIERVRPFMVDVSSGVEKNKRKDGLLMQTFIETVRDEER is encoded by the coding sequence ATGACAAAAGTAAAGATTTGTGGATTAACTGAACAACAGCATATAGAAGCGGCCGTTGAAGCAGGTGTGGATGCAATCGGATTTGTGTTTGCACCAAGTAGTAGACAAATTTCTGTGAATGAAGCGAAGCAACTTAGTGCATTGATTCCAAAAGGCGTTTTAAAAATTGGTGTCTTTGTTAATGCAACGGCAGAAGAACTTCACCACATTTATCAAGAAGTCGGACTGGATTTTATTCAATTACACGGTGAGGAAACGCCAGAATTTATTCGAGAGGTTGGTCTTCCAACGATCAAATCCTTTGCGGTTCGAAAAGCAGAAGATGTGTTGGCAGCAAAGGCGTACGACGTCGATTATTATTTGTTCGATGCACCTGGAACGGTTTATAAAGGCGGAAGCGGCGTTACTTTTGATTGGGCACTTTTGCGAGGTAGTGGTGTTTCTACTGAGAAGCTAATCCTTGCAGGAGGCTTGCGTGCAGAGAATGTACAAGAGGCCATTGAACGTGTGCGGCCGTTTATGGTCGATGTATCAAGCGGAGTAGAGAAAAATAAGAGAAAAGATGGGCTGTTAATGCAAACGTTTATTGAAACAGTTCGAGATGAGGAGAGATGA
- a CDS encoding ABC transporter ATP-binding protein: MAYLEVNDLKVHFPIKGGILGRTVDHVKAVDGVSLRIEKGMTYGLVGESGSGKSTTGRAIMGLNQITEGNIILNGKDVTKERGTREAFRKEVQMIFQDPYSSLNPRKRVYDILAEPLRNFQKLSKEEENKRIHELLKTVGLSPESIHKYPHQFSGGQRQRIGIARAVALQPKLIIADEPVSALDVSVQAQVLNFMQEIQKQYGLTYIFIGHDLGVIRHVCDRIGIMYKGRFVEEGNTDEIFNNPQHIYTKRLVSAIPDINPRNRQRQIDLRAQVKKEYEESYDKYFDEDGSVYPLQRISETHLVALPRRGE; the protein is encoded by the coding sequence ATGGCATATCTTGAGGTAAATGATTTAAAGGTCCATTTTCCAATTAAGGGCGGTATTCTAGGAAGAACAGTTGACCATGTTAAAGCGGTAGATGGTGTTTCACTACGTATTGAAAAAGGAATGACCTATGGATTAGTCGGAGAGTCAGGGTCAGGCAAGTCGACGACAGGTCGTGCGATTATGGGCTTAAACCAAATCACAGAAGGTAATATTATTTTAAATGGTAAAGATGTAACAAAGGAAAGAGGAACGAGAGAAGCATTCCGAAAAGAAGTACAAATGATTTTTCAGGATCCTTACTCGTCTTTGAATCCTCGTAAACGCGTTTATGACATATTGGCAGAGCCGCTACGTAATTTTCAGAAATTATCGAAAGAGGAAGAGAATAAAAGAATCCATGAATTATTAAAAACAGTTGGGCTCAGTCCAGAAAGTATACATAAATATCCGCACCAATTTTCTGGTGGGCAAAGACAAAGGATTGGGATTGCACGTGCAGTGGCATTACAACCCAAACTAATCATTGCCGATGAACCAGTCTCTGCACTAGATGTATCTGTACAAGCACAGGTTCTTAACTTTATGCAAGAGATTCAAAAACAGTACGGATTAACCTATATTTTTATCGGACATGATTTAGGTGTCATTAGACATGTTTGTGACCGAATTGGGATTATGTACAAAGGTAGATTTGTGGAAGAAGGAAATACCGATGAAATTTTTAATAATCCGCAACATATATACACAAAGCGATTGGTATCAGCGATTCCTGATATTAATCCTAGAAATCGTCAAAGACAAATTGACCTTCGTGCACAAGTTAAAAAAGAGTATGAAGAATCGTATGATAAATACTTTGATGAAGATGGATCTGTTTATCCATTACAACGAATTTCAGAAACGCATTTAGTCGCGTTACCAAGGCGGGGTGAGTAA
- the trpD gene encoding anthranilate phosphoribosyltransferase — MRKFIEKVAEGFHLSFEEMQEAAHVLFNEQTPASDIRDFLVALSIKGETAQEIAGLATVMRSFAIPLGRAKGSFMDNCGTGGDGANTFNISTTASFVLAGAGAKLAKHGNRKVSSSSGSSDVLEALGVRLDFTTTELRHLLETEGLAFIFAPQVHPKMKRIGLIREEIGQRTIFNLVGPLTNPMPLASQFTGISRADFAMEYASVLAMLGRERAIVVSGADGMDEASLSGQNSFVLLDKGDLIPFTMTADDVGLKAAPLSAIRGGNAKENAEIIRSVLSGVRGPHFDTVVFNAGIGLFADGRAGTIQEGVKKAIDSIVSGRALKKLEAVVSFSRETRREGVLA, encoded by the coding sequence TTGAGAAAGTTTATTGAAAAGGTTGCTGAAGGGTTCCATTTGTCTTTTGAAGAAATGCAAGAGGCGGCACATGTTTTATTCAATGAACAGACACCAGCAAGCGACATTCGGGATTTTCTAGTTGCTTTGTCCATTAAAGGGGAGACGGCTCAGGAAATCGCAGGACTTGCAACAGTAATGAGGTCTTTTGCAATTCCACTTGGAAGGGCTAAAGGTTCTTTTATGGATAATTGCGGAACAGGTGGAGATGGCGCAAATACGTTTAATATTAGTACAACAGCTTCATTTGTGTTGGCGGGAGCGGGGGCGAAGTTGGCAAAGCATGGGAATCGTAAAGTATCAAGTTCATCTGGAAGTTCAGACGTGCTTGAAGCACTTGGTGTTCGATTGGATTTTACTACGACTGAGTTAAGACATTTATTGGAGACAGAAGGGTTGGCCTTTATTTTTGCCCCTCAAGTGCATCCGAAAATGAAGCGCATCGGCTTAATTCGCGAAGAGATTGGTCAGCGGACAATTTTTAATTTAGTTGGACCCTTAACGAATCCAATGCCACTTGCTTCCCAGTTTACTGGTATAAGTAGGGCCGATTTTGCAATGGAATATGCTTCAGTTCTTGCTATGTTAGGCAGAGAACGGGCCATTGTTGTTTCGGGGGCTGACGGCATGGATGAGGCGTCACTTTCAGGTCAAAACTCTTTTGTTTTATTGGATAAAGGTGACTTGATTCCATTTACAATGACCGCGGATGACGTTGGGTTAAAAGCAGCGCCACTTTCGGCAATTCGCGGTGGGAATGCAAAGGAGAATGCCGAGATTATTCGTTCTGTGCTTAGCGGAGTGCGAGGCCCTCATTTTGATACGGTCGTTTTTAATGCTGGGATCGGATTATTTGCTGACGGTCGTGCTGGAACGATTCAAGAAGGCGTGAAAAAGGCAATCGATAGCATAGTATCTGGTCGGGCATTGAAGAAATTAGAGGCCGTTGTGTCGTTTAGCAGGGAGACGAGAAGAGAGGGCGTGTTGGCATGA
- the trpB gene encoding tryptophan synthase subunit beta: MVKERETIEKAGRYGKFGGQYVPETLMTALNELEAAYDEAMEDAAFLAEVDYYLTDFVGRETPLYFAERLTKEAGGAKIYLKREDLNHTGAHKINNTIGQALLAVRMGKKKIVAETGAGQHGVATATVCALFDLECTIFMGKEDIRRQALNVFRMELLGAKVVSVDQGAGTLKDAVNEALRYWVTNVEDTHYILGSALGPHPFPKIVRDFQRVIGVETRRQIVEKENRLPDAVVACVGGGSNAIGMFHPFVEDEEVALYGVEAAGSGISTGLHSAAIADEKEGVLHGAYMYVLQDEDGLIQEAHSISAGLDYPAIGPEHSYLHDIGRVKYTSVTDEGSLEAVQLLSKKEGILPALESAHAVRFAVQLAGEMKKDEIVVICLSGRGDKDVQTIKDALGGEEQ; the protein is encoded by the coding sequence ATGGTAAAAGAAAGAGAAACGATTGAAAAAGCAGGGAGATACGGTAAGTTTGGTGGGCAATACGTACCTGAGACGTTAATGACGGCGTTGAATGAATTGGAAGCGGCATATGATGAGGCGATGGAAGATGCAGCGTTTTTAGCTGAAGTAGATTATTATTTAACGGATTTTGTCGGGAGAGAAACGCCGCTTTATTTCGCGGAGCGTCTTACGAAAGAAGCAGGTGGGGCGAAGATTTATTTGAAACGTGAAGATTTAAATCATACGGGTGCCCATAAAATTAACAATACAATCGGTCAAGCATTGCTTGCGGTACGTATGGGGAAAAAGAAAATTGTCGCTGAGACAGGCGCAGGTCAACACGGAGTTGCGACGGCCACGGTTTGTGCATTATTTGACTTAGAATGTACGATTTTCATGGGGAAGGAAGACATTCGCAGACAAGCACTCAATGTATTTCGGATGGAATTACTTGGCGCCAAAGTTGTATCGGTTGACCAAGGTGCTGGAACGTTAAAAGATGCGGTCAATGAAGCACTTCGTTACTGGGTCACAAATGTGGAAGATACCCATTATATTTTAGGATCTGCACTCGGACCACACCCGTTTCCAAAGATTGTTCGTGATTTCCAACGAGTAATTGGCGTGGAGACGAGACGCCAAATTGTAGAGAAGGAAAATCGGTTGCCTGATGCAGTTGTTGCATGTGTAGGCGGCGGAAGTAATGCAATTGGTATGTTCCATCCTTTTGTGGAAGATGAAGAAGTTGCGTTATACGGCGTAGAAGCGGCAGGCAGCGGGATTTCTACAGGGTTACATTCTGCAGCCATTGCAGATGAAAAAGAAGGTGTCCTGCACGGTGCCTATATGTATGTGTTGCAAGACGAAGACGGATTAATTCAAGAAGCACATTCGATTTCAGCGGGACTCGATTACCCGGCAATTGGGCCAGAACATAGTTATTTACATGATATTGGGAGAGTCAAGTATACTTCCGTAACAGATGAAGGGTCACTTGAGGCGGTTCAATTATTGTCGAAAAAAGAAGGGATTTTGCCGGCACTTGAGAGCGCACATGCGGTTCGCTTTGCAGTACAGCTTGCAGGTGAAATGAAGAAAGATGAAATTGTCGTGATTTGTCTTTCAGGACGTGGGGATAAAGACGTTCAAACAATTAAGGATGCACTTGGAGGGGAAGAGCAATGA
- a CDS encoding ABC transporter ATP-binding protein, giving the protein MSNRILEIKNLTTSFRIGDEYYPAVDDVSLTVNKNEVLAIVGESGCGKSALAFSIMGLHRHAKIDGEIMYNGQNLNGMSPEQLNKLRGSSMGMIFQDPLTALNPLMIIGQQIDEVLYLHNRSMSPAKRKEQVLSLLDKVGILYPERTYEQFPHELSGGMRQRIIIAIAIANNPGLLIADEPTTALDATIQSQILDLINQLKENMQAGIVLITHDLGVVAEIADRVAVMYAGQIVEIADVHTLFENPLHPYTKSLLNSIPSSVAPKSELHVIQGIVPSLQNLPRKGCRFSARIPWIDESKHAEDPTLNEVEPGHFVRCTCYKDFYLPSEREDGHHGIS; this is encoded by the coding sequence GTGTCGAATCGTATTCTTGAGATTAAAAATTTGACAACATCATTTCGGATTGGCGATGAGTACTATCCGGCGGTCGATGATGTTTCACTTACAGTAAATAAAAATGAAGTATTAGCCATCGTTGGAGAATCGGGATGCGGAAAGAGTGCTTTGGCGTTCTCTATTATGGGGCTCCATCGTCATGCAAAAATCGATGGTGAAATTATGTATAATGGTCAAAATTTAAATGGCATGTCTCCAGAGCAATTAAATAAATTAAGAGGTAGTTCAATGGGAATGATTTTCCAGGATCCTTTAACTGCCTTAAATCCATTAATGATTATTGGCCAACAAATCGATGAAGTTCTTTATTTACATAATCGATCCATGTCACCTGCTAAGCGAAAAGAACAGGTATTGTCTCTGCTGGATAAGGTAGGGATTCTTTATCCCGAAAGAACATATGAACAATTTCCACATGAATTATCGGGTGGTATGAGACAAAGAATTATTATAGCGATTGCAATCGCGAATAATCCAGGCCTTTTAATAGCAGATGAACCGACAACGGCGTTAGACGCAACAATACAATCACAAATTTTAGATTTAATTAATCAATTAAAAGAAAATATGCAAGCTGGGATTGTGTTAATTACACATGACTTAGGTGTCGTAGCTGAAATTGCTGACAGGGTCGCGGTTATGTATGCGGGGCAAATTGTTGAAATTGCAGATGTGCATACTTTGTTTGAAAATCCGTTACATCCTTACACGAAATCATTATTAAACTCAATTCCATCATCAGTTGCACCGAAGTCAGAGTTGCATGTCATTCAAGGAATTGTACCGTCTTTGCAAAACTTGCCTAGAAAGGGTTGCCGTTTTAGTGCAAGAATCCCATGGATAGACGAATCGAAACATGCAGAAGACCCTACTTTAAATGAAGTAGAGCCAGGGCACTTTGTTCGTTGTACATGCTATAAAGATTTTTATTTACCAAGTGAAAGGGAGGATGGACATCATGGCATATCTTGA
- a CDS encoding anthranilate synthase component I family protein, translating into MSVEQKSLRTTMKKINGDSLTPILIFRRLQGKQKFLLESSVKHEDSGRYSFIGMDPIKSYSGSGRKIKEFIYASKKTYVHEGDIFTLLKRLMPRISDSVEFPFAGGAVGYVSYGAGRDLGKTLHNEFEVPEVYLNIFETLIVFDHILNEVTIVRTETDIVKKHENLEELAEQILYGKEVKDTAFTLGEFSCPLSQRQFEDLVKRGQQFIRAGEVEQIVLSRRLEADFEGNPFLLYRKLRKQNPSPYMYYMEIGDSVIVGASPESLVRVTEGTMMTNPIAGTRKRTKDEAENRKLERELKNDPKELMEHDMLVALGREEAKKVCEPGTVQVTKHKEVVHYEHVMHLVSEVEGQLALGLHPLDALTTCLPAGTVTGSPKERAMELIDELEEVHRGIYGGAIGYIGFNGNIDFALTIRTMFIHQGKAYVQAGAGVVEKSEPAAEFMETVNKAKSLLEVVE; encoded by the coding sequence ATGAGTGTAGAGCAGAAGAGTTTACGTACGACAATGAAAAAAATTAATGGGGACTCTTTAACACCCATTTTAATATTTAGAAGGTTGCAAGGTAAGCAGAAGTTTTTATTGGAAAGTAGTGTAAAACATGAGGATTCCGGACGTTATTCATTTATCGGCATGGATCCAATTAAATCTTATTCAGGTAGCGGACGTAAAATAAAAGAGTTCATCTATGCATCAAAAAAGACGTATGTACATGAAGGCGATATTTTTACGCTTTTAAAACGACTCATGCCAAGGATTTCCGATAGTGTTGAGTTTCCTTTTGCTGGTGGAGCTGTCGGGTATGTCAGTTATGGGGCGGGGCGGGATTTAGGAAAAACATTGCACAACGAGTTTGAGGTGCCAGAAGTGTATCTCAATATATTTGAAACGTTGATTGTGTTTGATCATATTTTGAATGAAGTGACGATTGTACGGACGGAAACGGATATTGTGAAAAAGCATGAAAATCTTGAGGAACTTGCAGAGCAAATCCTCTACGGGAAAGAAGTGAAAGATACAGCATTTACGCTAGGTGAGTTTAGTTGTCCACTGTCTCAAAGACAGTTTGAAGACCTCGTGAAAAGAGGGCAACAGTTTATTCGCGCAGGAGAAGTGGAACAAATTGTATTGTCTAGACGATTGGAAGCAGATTTCGAAGGGAATCCTTTTCTGCTGTATCGAAAGTTGCGCAAGCAAAACCCTTCGCCTTATATGTATTACATGGAAATAGGGGATTCCGTGATTGTTGGGGCATCTCCTGAGAGTCTTGTTCGTGTGACAGAAGGAACGATGATGACGAATCCGATTGCCGGGACGAGAAAGCGGACGAAGGATGAGGCCGAAAATCGAAAACTAGAGCGAGAATTAAAGAATGATCCGAAAGAGTTGATGGAACACGATATGCTCGTAGCACTTGGGCGCGAAGAAGCAAAAAAAGTTTGTGAACCGGGAACTGTACAAGTGACGAAGCATAAAGAAGTTGTTCATTATGAGCATGTAATGCATCTCGTATCAGAAGTGGAAGGCCAGTTAGCGCTAGGCTTACATCCGCTCGATGCGTTGACGACTTGTTTGCCGGCGGGCACTGTAACGGGTTCTCCGAAAGAAAGAGCAATGGAATTGATAGATGAGTTAGAAGAAGTGCATCGAGGAATTTACGGTGGTGCAATTGGCTATATCGGTTTTAATGGAAATATAGACTTCGCCCTAACGATTCGAACGATGTTTATTCACCAAGGAAAAGCGTATGTGCAAGCCGGAGCAGGAGTTGTTGAGAAGTCCGAGCCGGCAGCAGAGTTTATGGAAACTGTGAATAAAGCTAAATCCTTATTAGAAGTAGTTGAGTGA
- a CDS encoding DUF4003 family protein, with protein MNTEMFRKEVEMTYEKVKSLAGWTVDKDVVLTITSYYVTSEREFNAESLNRAMDAIKEKTGWFSPLRGNLLPMIAAFIDRPDVVIEEEVNQLFDKQRMLRSVGFRNTIHSYLAALLMTDDEDLYDNEARQAKALFVEMKKRHYFLTSDDDYAYAVLLGNRGFNPVEHAKAMRLYYDTLRKQGFRGGNELQWMSQVLTYIEASFQEANVLRAHEITNFLKEKAKVRQVHYPMIGFLTVFGIQNTELKKILDLTQSLEETKILKWKRDMALSIAIGYVLNEIIENQTTLSVSLATSTELIIQAQQAIMAATIAAMASSAATNSSNS; from the coding sequence GTGAATACGGAAATGTTTCGAAAAGAAGTAGAAATGACATATGAAAAAGTGAAATCATTAGCTGGATGGACGGTTGATAAAGATGTTGTATTGACCATTACTTCCTATTACGTCACTTCTGAGCGAGAGTTTAATGCGGAAAGTTTAAATCGGGCAATGGATGCGATTAAAGAAAAAACTGGCTGGTTTTCTCCTTTACGCGGTAACTTACTTCCGATGATTGCTGCATTTATCGATAGACCCGACGTAGTGATTGAAGAAGAGGTGAACCAGTTATTTGATAAACAACGTATGTTACGTTCTGTGGGCTTTCGAAATACGATCCATTCGTATTTAGCGGCACTGCTCATGACGGATGACGAAGACCTGTATGACAATGAAGCGAGACAAGCAAAAGCGTTATTTGTTGAAATGAAAAAACGACATTATTTTTTAACATCTGATGATGATTATGCTTATGCAGTTTTACTTGGCAATAGAGGGTTTAATCCTGTCGAACATGCAAAAGCAATGCGGTTATACTATGATACGCTTCGTAAACAAGGATTTCGCGGTGGCAATGAATTGCAATGGATGTCTCAAGTGTTGACATACATTGAAGCATCTTTTCAAGAGGCAAACGTTTTAAGGGCGCATGAAATTACAAACTTTTTAAAAGAGAAAGCGAAAGTTCGACAAGTTCATTACCCGATGATTGGATTTCTAACAGTATTCGGTATACAAAATACAGAGCTAAAGAAAATTTTAGATTTAACCCAGTCGCTGGAGGAAACCAAAATCCTGAAATGGAAGAGAGATATGGCCCTCTCGATTGCAATCGGCTATGTTTTAAATGAAATCATTGAAAATCAGACAACCCTAAGTGTAAGTCTTGCAACTTCTACGGAGCTGATTATTCAAGCTCAGCAAGCGATTATGGCTGCAACGATTGCCGCAATGGCTTCGTCTGCGGCAACGAACTCCTCAAACTCATAA
- the trpC gene encoding indole-3-glycerol phosphate synthase TrpC, which translates to MTILEKILKEKDKEVAQLLVDVPKVAPVTVKRPSLFEKLLETDRLQVIAEMKRASPSKGMIKEGADPVAQAKAYEKSGAACISVLTDTTFFKGSFQDLSDVAHAVETPLLCKDFVVHPVQIDRAKAAGASVVLLIVAALDDEQLAELHTYALSLGLEVLVEVHDVHELTRALQIDATLIGVNNRDLKTFEVDLKRSEEVAAAFPFHDKRVLISESGLAGGKDAERVAEVGASAVLVGESLMRSGSVEEAIQAMQVRLPGKVR; encoded by the coding sequence ATGACAATTTTAGAAAAAATATTGAAGGAAAAGGATAAAGAAGTGGCGCAGTTGCTGGTTGATGTACCGAAAGTAGCGCCAGTGACTGTGAAGCGACCTTCGCTTTTTGAGAAATTGTTAGAAACGGATCGTTTACAAGTGATTGCAGAAATGAAACGTGCTTCTCCTTCAAAAGGAATGATAAAAGAGGGAGCAGACCCGGTCGCGCAAGCTAAGGCGTACGAAAAGTCTGGTGCGGCTTGTATTTCGGTGTTGACTGATACGACCTTTTTTAAAGGTTCCTTTCAAGATTTATCGGATGTTGCGCATGCAGTTGAAACGCCTTTATTGTGCAAAGACTTTGTTGTCCATCCAGTGCAAATTGATCGAGCGAAAGCAGCGGGGGCGTCGGTGGTTTTACTCATTGTCGCTGCCTTAGATGATGAACAATTAGCAGAACTTCATACGTATGCGTTGTCGTTAGGATTGGAAGTGCTCGTCGAAGTGCATGACGTTCATGAATTAACACGTGCATTACAAATCGATGCGACGTTAATCGGCGTGAATAATCGGGACTTAAAAACTTTCGAGGTGGATTTAAAGCGGTCGGAAGAGGTTGCAGCAGCATTTCCATTTCATGATAAACGTGTACTCATTAGTGAGAGTGGGTTGGCAGGAGGTAAAGACGCAGAGCGAGTTGCTGAAGTAGGGGCAAGCGCCGTGTTAGTTGGCGAATCACTTATGCGAAGTGGTTCAGTTGAGGAAGCCATCCAAGCGATGCAAGTTCGATTGCCGGGGAAAGTTAGATGA
- the rluF gene encoding 23S rRNA pseudouridine(2604) synthase RluF translates to MRINKFLSSAGIVSRRGADKWIEDGRITINGQPAELGSRVNEGDEVRVDGKPVQLETELVYIALNKPVGITSTTERHIEGNVVDFVNHPLRIFHIGRLDKDSNGLLLLTNDGDIVNEILREEHGHEKEYIVTVDKPITKEFIRKMESGVEILGTTTKRCKVRQLGPRKFNITLTQGLNRQIRRMCSALGYTVRTLQRTRILNIHLGNLPIGQWRDLTKKELDEMFTMLNYKPNK, encoded by the coding sequence ATGCGAATTAATAAATTTTTAAGCTCGGCCGGGATTGTTTCAAGACGCGGGGCTGATAAGTGGATTGAAGATGGGCGAATTACGATTAACGGGCAACCCGCCGAGTTAGGAAGCCGCGTCAATGAAGGCGATGAAGTCCGCGTAGACGGAAAACCAGTTCAACTTGAAACAGAACTTGTTTACATCGCATTGAATAAACCCGTTGGCATTACAAGTACAACTGAACGCCATATTGAAGGCAATGTCGTTGACTTCGTTAATCATCCGCTGCGCATTTTCCATATCGGAAGACTCGACAAAGACTCAAATGGCCTTTTACTTTTAACGAATGACGGAGATATTGTCAATGAAATTTTACGTGAAGAACATGGCCATGAAAAAGAATACATCGTCACCGTCGATAAACCCATCACAAAAGAATTTATTCGTAAAATGGAGTCGGGCGTTGAAATTCTTGGCACAACGACAAAACGTTGTAAAGTTCGCCAACTAGGCCCTCGTAAATTCAACATTACCTTGACGCAGGGCTTAAACCGACAAATTCGTCGCATGTGTTCAGCGCTTGGCTATACAGTTCGCACGTTACAACGAACGCGGATTCTCAACATCCATCTTGGGAATTTACCAATTGGCCAATGGCGTGACCTGACGAAAAAAGAACTTGATGAAATGTTTACCATGCTGAACTATAAGCCAAATAAATAA